In the Arachis ipaensis cultivar K30076 chromosome B04, Araip1.1, whole genome shotgun sequence genome, aaaaataaaaatagaaaccaATCAACCCCTTTGGTATGTAGATAACATCATCTcactttctattttatttaaattattgctGATGATTTGATGTGGAAAAAATGAATGAAAGTCAGATTTCAagattttgggacaaaattgaaaaaaaaaactaaattaagcAATTACAAGTACTTAATCAAAGGCGCTACACTCCTGTGATTTACTCTTAAAAGAACAAGACATatctataaataatatttaaataggTGAAAGAGACTATTtgttaattttttcaattttattttatcttaaaaatCCTCTCTGAAGTAGAAGTTGCATCTTGTAGAAGAAAATCCCCACACGTGGAGACTTTAAACTATAGCGAGGACGTCCATGGCTATATGAATCCCATGATTTGGTGAACATGTATGGTGATGAGATGCCTACGGTAATAGTCCCCTCTTTCTCGCATATCCTGTTAAGTACTCTGTGTCTCTGTTTTAAATACTTATACATGTTTCTATCCAAATTGATAGTGCTTGGAGGTGGCATTTAGGCCAACATCGGAAATGGTTTTCATGGGGATTGAGTTGGCTATTTTTTTCTATATCTTTGGAACTGATTATGACCCCAAGTAGGTCACTTCTACTGATTTTGGAGATTTGGAATCAAACACTTATTTCATGAGATATAACTTGCGATTTTGTTATTAATAGAGAGATTCTTGTGCCTAACGAACATTGTTGTGGAAGCCAGGAAGCATTGATGACCCTTTGTTCGAAAAATTGGGTTGGAGATAACGTAAGTCATGAAGTAATTCATGTGATATACCTTTTTTACTTTGTTGAATTTGATTGATGACTGACAATTTCTGGCTTGTCAAATGTAGATTTTGAATTTGGTGGCATCAATGCTTATGAAACATGCAGCAGTTACAGTGAAAGGCAACAAATGGTTCCTCCCAACCACTTTTGCTGTAAGTTTCTAATGGCATAAATCATTTTACTTTTGATTATggtcattatttatttattatcccAAAATAGCTTGGGTTAAGCTTTGATTTCATATTACTCTTGTTATTGTTAATATCTTGTAGCAAATAGCACTCCAACAACGACATATTTCTGTTGGGACAATGGAATACATCAAAACAAACTTTATGGGCAAGGTTGAAGACCTCTCTAAGGTAATAGACTATCTTGATGAGTTATTTCAACTGtggtaaaaaaataattaactctTTTTATCCTTGTAACTAATAAATGATTTAACCTAATGACACAGATATACATACCTAATAATGTTAAAGATCATTGGTTCCTAGTAGTTGTGGAAAAAAGTAGAGGGTTGATTACATATCTAGACTCTCTAAAGTGCTCAAAACAAAGGCTCGAGAGGATGAAGGCAATATATGATGTGGTGTGTTCAATGGACTTTTAACCTTCAAAAACATATCTCTGTTTTGATTGTGAAACCAATTCCATATCAAATTCATTTCTTTGattttcagatttctttcttAGAGAATCTACTATTGGACGATTGGTTTTACCAATCAGATACTACTGAAAGGTCAATGGtttcaaagttcaaatttcaaGAACCAGAGGTGCCCCAACAAGATGCTCAATCGTAAGTATCATAAATCAATTACCTAACCCATGATATAATTTAGGATGATACATACTATGTAAGTTAAACGCTTAAATTTAATTCTTTGATGGAGGAGGAATTAATTTGTTGTAAAACATAATGAAACTCTTGTTTTTTAAGCAATGACTGTGGTGTGTGGGTTGCATAATGGCAGACACTCTGTCATCTATGGTGGCGTGGTGCCATACCGGTATGAACACATGTCCAATTTGCATTATATGCTACAATTTTTTCGTTTTTATAACATCTATCTCAATTTAATGATGGAGGTATACGGCTTCAATATTAGGTGGTCAACGAATACAGCAGAGTAAGGATGGCCATAGACTTGGTGTATGGACCTCACAATCCAAGGAGAGAAGACATTCAAAGACTTGCTATTAAAAATTGGAATAAGAAGATGCCAAAGAATGTTACTCAGTCTTAGGATGTAATCTTTCAAAGTCCATGTTAAAAACTctataatttctaaaattttggAAATGTAATTATCCTTATTGCCTTGTGTTTTGTCACTGCTAACCCCTATAATGGAAAAATTTTTATGCCCAGAAGTGATGATGACATGATTAGTATATCTAAATCTAATTGGGTTCTTCATTCTAATCATTCTGGTCTCATAGGCATGAGTGGTTTGTCTTTCAAAATTACCTTTACACATAAGATGGTTCAAATAAAAACTAGTTCAAATACCTCCTATAAATACTTGATAGACTATTTAGATTAAGATGTACATTTGGATTGGTTTCTTTACTTTATTTTCATAAGTACTTTTTCATTACAAAAATGTCTTTGCAATTGGATTGGTTCGTTCAATATTTTTCAGCAAAAAATTTACTAGGAAAATCATGTTGCATTTGAATATACAACTTAAAAAAGGCATTGATGAAGATAATTCGATAGAGTTTACAAGTCATGAACTCATGGTATTATCTTATCGGAGTGGTTGATCTAAAcaactaaataataaaatagaaactTTGAAGCTTTCCTTACTCAACTACCAGAGAGTGTTACTGTTCACAAGAATCTCCAAATCAAATACTTGAACACAACCATCAGAATTCATTGAACCAATACTGTGAGTACTGAGTACAATacatttaacaaaaataaattacaaaaggACAAAATATATACACAATTCGCATAATAACAACACTGAATGGTTCAGTAAGGTAATGTAACGTCCCAGAAGCaaaattaagttattttttacTATTGTTTCAAGGTATTCCTAGCTTCCATGGCCTCTATAAACATATGAATAGTTATGTCAAAAATCATGAAGAATTATTTTGCAACGGTTAAAGcacaaaatacaaataattttCACCTGTAAGAGCCATTGATGCCCAATATTTTGCAGAGTGGTTGGTTGGCCAGGTACTCCACCCTGTGGCGTTGGAAATAAGTTACTAAGAGTTGGATAAAATTGGACCCCTGAAAACGCTCCTATACCCGCCAGATTCGATTGAGAACCCATGAGCTTAGTACTAGATTCTGCAATACAGTTGCACCCATTATTCTCACACCTAGTGGCACCAAGAGGCTCTTTTGCTGCCTATCAAGCAtgtcaaataaataaaaaacaattcTTTACAACCTAATGTCACATTTCTTAATTTTTACATCTATAAATAGATGGAATTACACAACCAAAATTTTTAACCATGCTGGGAGAATAAATATGATTAACAtactaatataaaaataattgatcaaatttttttcaacaaataaaatttagcaatctTTGCATAAATAACCTCATCTGTGTCTGTACATCGAGAAGGGAGATGATCATGGCTCCGGTCACCTTCATCAACTAACTTTGGACAATGTCTCTTTGTATGACCCTTCACGAAGCAATTTGAACATGACGATCTTTTCCTAGTTTCATTCTTCTTGAGTTTGGGTGCACCTTTAGTCTTAGCGACACATGGATCACCAATAAATTCAGCAGCAGGATGTAATACATCAGTAACACCATTTTGCCTTTTAATGCTACACCTTTTCTCTAGATCTTTGGTCCATCTAGTAACTTCATTCATCATATCACCAAAAAGTGGAACTTCTTGAGCCGCAAGGAATGACATCCACATTGTGGCAACTAACATAGCACCATATCTCATTAAGAAACCTTTTTCAGCATCATTTGCAGTGCTTTCGACTGTTTGATCATTAGTATACTTCTTTGCATCTCGGATCCATCTTTTTAGAATTAGACTTTCTGACAATTCATCTACATCCTCTCGTCTCAGCACACACAACATATGACTACAAGGATACCCTTCATGATCCCAATGACAGCATTCAAACTCCAATTTCTTCTCATTGCGATCATATACAACTGTAAATGTTTTGACCCTCTTTTGAAAAGC is a window encoding:
- the LOC107639690 gene encoding uncharacterized protein LOC107639690 isoform X5: MYGDEMPTCLEVAFRPTSEMVFMGIELAIFFYIFGTDYDPKEILVPNEHCCGSQEALMTLCSKNWVGDNILNLVASMLMKHAAVTVKGNKWFLPTTFAQIALQQRHISVGTMEYIKTNFMGKVEDLSKIYIPNNVKDHWFLVVVEKSRGLITYLDSLKCSKQRLERMKAIYDVISFLENLLLDDWFYQSDTTERSMVSKFKFQEPEVPQQDAQSWSTNTAE
- the LOC107639690 gene encoding uncharacterized protein LOC107639690 isoform X8, translated to MYGDEMPTEALMTLCSKNWVGDNILNLVASMLMKHAAVTVKGNKWFLPTTFAQIALQQRHISVGTMEYIKTNFMGKVEDLSKIYIPNNVKDHWFLVVVEKSRGLITYLDSLKCSKQRLERMKAIYDVISFLENLLLDDWFYQSDTTERSMVSKFKFQEPEVPQQDAQSYTASILGGQRIQQSKDGHRLGVWTSQSKERRHSKTCY
- the LOC107639690 gene encoding uncharacterized protein LOC107639690 isoform X6 yields the protein MVMRCLREILVPNEHCCGSQEALMTLCSKNWVGDNILNLVASMLMKHAAVTVKGNKWFLPTTFAQIALQQRHISVGTMEYIKTNFMGKVEDLSKIYIPNNVKDHWFLVVVEKSRGLITYLDSLKCSKQRLERMKAIYDVISFLENLLLDDWFYQSDTTERSMVSKFKFQEPEVPQQDAQSYTASILGGQRIQQSKDGHRLGVWTSQSKERRHSKTCY
- the LOC107639690 gene encoding uncharacterized protein LOC107639690 isoform X4; translated protein: MYGDEMPTCLEVAFRPTSEMVFMGIELAIFFYIFGTDYDPKEILVPNEHCCGSQEALMTLCSKNWVGDNILNLVASMLMKHAAVTVKGNKWFLPTTFAQIALQQRHISVGTMEYIKTNFMGKVEDLSKIYIPNNVKDHWFLVVVEKSRGLITYLDSLKCSKQRLERMKAIYDVISFLENLLLDDWFYQSDTTERSMVSKFKFQEPEVPQQDAQSNDCGVWVA
- the LOC107639690 gene encoding uncharacterized protein LOC107639690 isoform X7, translated to MYGDEMPTCLEVAFRPTSEMVFMGIELAIFFYIFGTDYDPKEILVPNEHCCGSQEALMTLCSKNWVGDNILNLVASMLMKHAAVTVKGNKWFLPTTFAQIALQQRHISVGTMEYIKTNFMGKVEDLSKISFLENLLLDDWFYQSDTTERSMVSKFKFQEPEVPQQDAQSYTASILGGQRIQQSKDGHRLGVWTSQSKERRHSKTCY
- the LOC107639690 gene encoding uncharacterized protein LOC107639690 isoform X2: MYGDEMPTCLEVAFRPTSEMVFMGIELAIFFYIFGTDYDPNQEALMTLCSKNWVGDNILNLVASMLMKHAAVTVKGNKWFLPTTFAQIALQQRHISVGTMEYIKTNFMGKVEDLSKIYIPNNVKDHWFLVVVEKSRGLITYLDSLKCSKQRLERMKAIYDVISFLENLLLDDWFYQSDTTERSMVSKFKFQEPEVPQQDAQSYTASILGGQRIQQSKDGHRLGVWTSQSKERRHSKTCY
- the LOC107639690 gene encoding uncharacterized protein LOC107639690 isoform X1 produces the protein MYGDEMPTCLEVAFRPTSEMVFMGIELAIFFYIFGTDYDPKEILVPNEHCCGSQEALMTLCSKNWVGDNILNLVASMLMKHAAVTVKGNKWFLPTTFAQIALQQRHISVGTMEYIKTNFMGKVEDLSKIYIPNNVKDHWFLVVVEKSRGLITYLDSLKCSKQRLERMKAIYDVISFLENLLLDDWFYQSDTTERSMVSKFKFQEPEVPQQDAQSYTASILGGQRIQQSKDGHRLGVWTSQSKERRHSKTCY
- the LOC107636924 gene encoding uncharacterized protein LOC107636924, which encodes MTMTRYSSTTEDRLGSLFWADGICRADYQYFGDVLTFDATYKKNKYKKPLKNATLKIKDPGLCESFKKFIYAKWDVDEFEEEWSKLVEEFGGINNFIKRFVHSRHNILELVENLERALRDYHNTEMVAQFKTINFDPVLTTGLQSLEICATNIYTREIFKLVRKQIEEVVSLDIIHSQPLSTTMVYKICAFQKRVKTFTVVYDRNEKKLEFECCHWDHEGYPCSHMLCVLRREDVDELSESLILKRWIRDAKKYTNDQTVESTANDAEKGFLMRYGAMLVATMWMSFLAAQEVPLFGDMMNEVTRWTKDLEKRCSIKRQNGVTDVLHPAAEFIGDPCVAKTKGAPKLKKNETRKRSSCSNCFVKGHTKRHCPKLVDEGDRSHDHLPSRCTDTDEAAKEPLGATRCENNGCNCIAESSTKLMGSQSNLAGIGAFSGVQFYPTLSNLFPTPQGGVPGQPTTLQNIGHQWLLQRPWKLGIP
- the LOC107639690 gene encoding uncharacterized protein LOC107639690 isoform X9, which gives rise to MVMRCLRQEALMTLCSKNWVGDNILNLVASMLMKHAAVTVKGNKWFLPTTFAQIALQQRHISVGTMEYIKTNFMGKVEDLSKIYIPNNVKDHWFLVVVEKSRGLITYLDSLKCSKQRLERMKAIYDVISFLENLLLDDWFYQSDTTERSMVSKFKFQEPEVPQQDAQSYTASILGGQRIQQSKDGHRLGVWTSQSKERRHSKTCY
- the LOC107639690 gene encoding uncharacterized protein LOC107639690 isoform X10 — protein: MTLCSKNWVGDNILNLVASMLMKHAAVTVKGNKWFLPTTFAQIALQQRHISVGTMEYIKTNFMGKVEDLSKIYIPNNVKDHWFLVVVEKSRGLITYLDSLKCSKQRLERMKAIYDVISFLENLLLDDWFYQSDTTERSMVSKFKFQEPEVPQQDAQSYTASILGGQRIQQSKDGHRLGVWTSQSKERRHSKTCY
- the LOC107639690 gene encoding uncharacterized protein LOC107639690 isoform X3 is translated as MYGDEMPTCLEVAFRPTSEMVFMGIELAIFFYIFGTDYDPKEILVPNEHCCGSQEALMTLCSKNWVGDNILNLVASMLMKHAAVTVKGNKWFLPTTFAQIALQQRHISVGTMEYIKTNFMGKVEDLSKIYIPNNVKDHWFLVVVEKSRGLITYLDSLKCSKQRLERMKAIYDVISFLENLLLDDWFYQSDTTERSMVSKFKFQEPEVPQQDAQSHSVIYGGVVPYRWSTNTAE